AAGATGGCCGGATTGGAGGTAACGCCCCGCACGCCATCCTCGTCCATCAGCCGCTGCAGCTCACCGGTATCCATTATCCGGCGGTCAATAAAGTCCAGCCAGATGCTTTGGCCGAAGTCATGGATGCGTTTTACATGATTTTTTTCCATGGTCTACCTTAGTTCTTTATTTTCGAGCTGTTGTACTTTCTGCAACCTTCTCAGGTGCCGTTCGGCGCCCGTAAACTTTGCCTCCAAAAAAGCGACGATCAATTCCTGGGCGGCATTGACGCCCGTGACGCGCCCGCCGAGGCAAAGGAGGTTCATTTCATCGTCTTCCACGCCCTGGTGCGCCGAAAAGTGCTCGTGGATCAGGGCTGCCCGCACCCCCGGCACTTTGTTCGCCGCTATGGCGGCCCCCACGCCGCTTCCGCAGATGGCGATTCCCCGCTCCACGTGCCCGGCAGCCACCGCCCTGGCCAACGGCACCACAAAGTCAGGATAATCATCTGCATTATCCAGTCTGGTGGCGCCAAAATCTGTCAGTTTATACCCTACCCCGGTTAAAAAGGGGCGGATGACCTCTTTCAGGTCATATCCGCCATGGTCTGCCGCTATCCCTATTTTCATTTTTCAATGGCTTGATTCGTTGTGTTAATATATAGCCCAAATATGGCCGGTGGCTTCTTGCTGCATCGTCAGGACAGCAGCGCTTTGGCCTGTTTCACCACGTTCTCTACCGTAAACCCGAATTCCTCGAACAGATCCTCCGCCGGCGCCGATTCGCCGAAGGTGGTCATGCCGATGATGCGGCCCTCGTCGGTGACGTATTTGTGCCAGCCCAGCACGGAGCCCGCCTCCACCGCCAGCCTTTTCCGCAGGCCTTTTGGGAATATCTTTTCCTTGTACGCCGCGTCCTGCCTCTCGAAAAGCTCCCAGGAGGGCATGCTGATCACGCGCGCGGCAATGCCTTCCTGCCGCAGCTTTTCCTGCGCCTGCAGCACCAACGTTACCTCAGAGCCGGTGGCTATCAGCAGCACCTGCGGCTCGGCGGCATCAGAAAGGATATAGGCGCCCCGCTCCAGTTCCGTTGCCTTGGCATACTTTTCCTGGTCCAGCACGGGCAGCCCCTGCCGGGTGAGCACTAGGGCAACAGGCCCATCGGCGTGCTCCAGCGCCACACGCCAGGCTTGTACGGTTTCATTGGCGTCGGCCGGGCGCAGCACAATCAGGTTCGGGATAGACCGCAGGGAAATAAGTTGCTCCACGGGCTGGTGCGTGGTGCCGTCTTCCCCCAGCCCGATGCTGTCGTGGGTGTATATAAATATCGGTTTTATTTTCATGATGGCCGCCAGCCGGATCGGGGGCCGCATATACTCCGAAAAAATAAGGAAGGTGGCCCCGAACGGAATCAACCCTTTGGTGACGGCCATGCCGTTCAGCACGGCGCCCATGGCATGCTCCCGGATGCCAAAGTGGAAGTTGCGCCCGCCCGGGTTCTCCGCCGAAAAGGAGTCGACGCCTTTCAGGTCGGTGCCGGTGGACGGGGAAAGGTCTGCGGAACCACCCAGCAGGTTGGGCAGTTTCCCGGCAATGGCATTCAGCATTTTGGCAGAGGCTTTGCGCGTGGCGATGTCGCCTTCTTCGGGTCTGAAAACCGGCAGATCGGCTTTCCAGCCTTCCGGCAGCTTTCCGCTCCGCAGCAGCTCATACTCTGCCGCCATATCCGGGTATTTTGCTTTGTAGGCCTGGTACAGCTCGTTCCACTTTTGCTCTTTGGCTTTCCCCGCCGCCCCTTTCTCCCGGTAATAGCGCAGCACTTCATCCGGCACCTCAAACGACTTGTTGGGGTCGAACCCGAGGTTTTCCTTCACCAGCTTTACTTCCTCCGCCCCCAGCGGCGACCCGTGCGCCTCAGCCGAGTCTGACTTGTTCGGACTCCCGAAGCCGATGTGCGTGCGCACTTTTATCAGCGACGGGCGCTGTGTTTCTTCCCGGGCTGTGCGGATGGCTTGTGCCAGCGCCTCCAGATCGTTGCCATCCTCCACCACCTGCACGTGCCACTTGTAGGCCTCAAAGCGTTTGGCCACATCCTCGTCAAAGGCCAGGTCCGTGCTTCCTTCGATGGATATATGGTTGTCGTCGTACAGGTAGATGAGGTTGCCCAGCTGCAGGTGCCCCGCCATGGAGGCCGCCTCGGCCGTCACACCCTCCATCATATCCCCGTCGCTGCAGATGGCATATACCTTATAGTCAAAGAGGGGGAAATCCGGTTTGTTGTAGCGGGCAGCCAGGTGCCGCTGGGCGATGGCGAACCCGACGCCGTTGGCGAAGCCCTGCCCCAGCGGGCCGGTGGTTATCTCGATGCCTTCCGTGAGGCCGTACTCCGGGTGCCCGGGCGTTTTGCTGTGCAGCTGCCGGAAGTTCTTGAGGTCGTCCAGCGAAAGGTTGTAGCCGGTGAGGTACAGGTAGCAGTACTGCAGCAGGCACCCGTGGCCGGCAGACAGGATGAACCTGTCGCGGTTGGCCCAGTCAGGGTTTGCCGGGTTGTAGTGCATGGCATCCGTCCAGAGCACATGGGCCATGGGCGCTGCCCCCATCGGCATGCCGGGGTGGCCGGAGTTGGCCTTCTGTACCGCATCTGCCGCTAATACCCGTACTGTGTTGATGGCTTCTCGTTCCAGCGATTGATTTTCTACACCCATGATTCTGTGTGGCTTATATACCGGCGCAAGCCAAGTCCCGCGCCCCTCAGTATTCGTACGCGGTGGTGTTCAGAATGATTTGTGCCTGCGTCAAATACTGAGGGCGCGCCTGAATTATAGGCACTTGCCCCACATGCGTGGCGCTGCCTTCACTTCTCCGTCCCCACAAACTCGTCCTGCCACAGCATGGCGCCACCCTTTATACCGTCCCGGTTAGAGATGATGCTGACATTCTCGTTCAGGGGGAAGCTGAGTTTGCTGGCATTGCCCCCGCTTATATATAAATAGTCGTAGTTGAAGACAGTGATCAGGATCTGCAGCACTTTCTGCATCCGGGTGTTCCACTTCTCCACCCCGACCTTTTCCAGCGCCGCGTCGCCTATATACTGGTCGTAGTCTTTGTGCTTGGTGACGGGGTGGTGGGCCAACTCGAGGTGGGGCAGCAGGAAGCCGTTGTGCAGCAGCGCCGTGCCGAAGCCGGTGCCCAGGGTGATGACAATCTCGAAGCCCCTGCCCTGCACCACGCCCAGGCCCTGCAGGTCAGCGTCGTTCACCACCCGCACCGGCCTTTGCAGCAGGTTCGTCAGCTCCTGGCGCAGGTCTGTTCCCCTCCACTCCCCGGTGCCCAGGTTGGGCGCGGTCATCACAACGCCCTCTTTCACATAGCCCGGAAACCCGACCGACACCCGATCGTAAGGCGGGAATTCCCTGACAAGTGTGGCAATAGCCTTCAGTACATTTTCTGGTGAGGACGGCGAAGGGGTCTCTATTTTGGTGTAGCTTGTCTGAAGCTCCCCTGCCTGGTTCAGAACGGTGGCTTTGATGCTTGAGCCTCCGATGTCGATGGTTAAGATGTGTAGTTCGTCCGTGATTTCTTTCATAAAACCGTGTACGGGAAGCAGAGGGCAGATGGATATACAGTTGTGGCGGCGCGACACTTTCTGCGCAGCAACGCCCCCGCTCAGGCAGAGGCTGCCGATCTTATATATAGCCGCCTCAGAAAAAAACGCAAAATGTTATGGGGCCCCGCTAGCCGGAAAACAGCCGGTGTGTGAGGGGAAGCACGGAGAAGGCGTGCCAACGATTGGCTGAAGGGGGCTTATGCGGCGGAACACTTCCAGTGGTTTAGCAGTACCCCTATATAGCCTCCGCAAAAAGCTGCGGGCACGACACGCGCCGACCTTCCAACTATATAGATATAGGGCTGTCCCTGATTTTTACTTCAAATCCGGAAAGCTATATATAAATCGGGGAGGAGCGGCCGGACCTATATACATGCGAATATGAAAGAATACCAACCAATTGAAGATTACGGTGTGATAGGCGACCTGAACTCGGTGGCCCTGGTGAGCATACGCGGCTCCATTGACTTCATGTGCTTCCCGGACTTTGATTCCCCCTCCATATTTGCCGCGCTGCTGGACAATGAAAAGGGGGGATATTTTAACATACATCCTTTGCTGGAGGACATCAACCACAAACAACTTTACCTGCCGGAAACCAACGTGCTGCTCACCCGCTTCCTCTCCGAGGAAGGCGTGGCCGAAATCACGGACTTTATGCCGGAGGAGGAACAGTACGGCGGGAAAGAAATCATCCGGCGGGTGGCCTGCATCAAGGGGAAGATGCGCTTCAAAATGGAGTGCTGCCCCCGCTTCAATTACGCCCGCTCCCCCCACACCGTCACGCAAATCAGCGAGAACGAGCTTATCTTCAGCGGGCAGGGCGAGGCGCAGCTGGTGATCCGCCTCCGGAGCAGCGTGCCCCTGCAGCACCGGCAGGGCGATGCCTACGCCGAGTTTACCTTAGAGACAGGCGGTATGGCCGATTTCCTGCTGGAGCAGGTAGGCGATGCCGCCCCCGCCCCCGAAGACCTGCGGGGCTTTGTAGAGCAAAGCCTTTTTGACACCATCCACTTCTGGAAAAACTGGGCCAACAAATGCAACTACCGGGGCCGTTGGATGGAGACGGTACACCGCTCGGCGTTGGTGCTCAAACTGATGACCTCCTACCGATATGGCTCCATCGTGGCAGCACCCACTTTCGGACTGCCTGAGGACATGGGCGGAATGCGCAACTGGGACTACCGCTACACCTGGATCCGGGATGCCTCCTTCACCGTGTATGCGTTCATCAACCTGGGGTACAGAAAAGAAGCCTCCGCCTTTATGAGATGGGTGGAGAAGCAGTGTGACGACATTGGCGAAGCGGGCCGCCTGCGCCTGATGTACACCGTAGACGGCCGCAAGGATCTGAAGGAGATAGAGCTCAACCATCTGGAGGGCTACAAAGGCTCGCGTCCCGTGCGCATTGGCAACGGCGCCTACGACCAGATACAGCTGGACATATATGGCGAGCTGCTGGACTCCGTGTATCTCTACGACAAGCACGTGGAGCCCATCTCCTACAGCTTTTGGCTGAACCTCTCGCGCCAGGTGGAGTGGGTGTGCGACAACTGGCACCTGGAGGACGAGGGGATATGGGAGGTGCGCGGCGGGAAAAGGCAGTTCCTTTACTCCAGGCTGATGTGCTGGGTGGCCATCGACAGGGGCATGCGCATTGCCCACAACCACTCGTACCCCCTTCCACCCCACTGGCGGGAAGCACGCGACCAAATCTTCCATACCATTCACAACGACTTCTGGGACGAGGAACTGCAGGCCTTCGTGCAGTACAAAGGCGCCAAAACCGTGGACGCCGCCACCCTGCTCATGCCGATCATCCGCTTCATCAGCCCCACCGACCCGCAGTGGCTCTCCACCCTCCGCCGCATCGAGGAAGAGCTGGTGTCTGACTCGATGGTGTACCGCTACCGGCCGAATGAGGAGGTGGAAGGGCTGACAGGGGGCGAAGGCACTTTCTCGATGTGTACCTTCTGGTACGTGGAGTGCCTGGCGCGGGCCGGGCAACTCGACAAGGCCACGCTCTTTTTCGAAAAGATGCTGGGCTTTGCCAATCACGTGGGGCTATATGCCGAGCAACTGGGAGTAAAGGGCGAGCACCTGGGCAATTTCCCGCAGGCTTTCACGCACCTGGGCCTCATCAGCGCCGCGCTCAGCCTGAACAAGGAACTGAACAAATGGGGCGATAAAGATAATATTCTGTGAATGCCATCGCATCCCATATATGGCAAAGGCCTATATGCCAACGGCAGGTAAATGAAATAACCAGCGCGCCCCCTCAATTGAGGGGGCGCGCTGGTTATATATGGATGAAAGAGTACGCAGCTTTTATATGTGGATGGCGCGGTTCTCCGTCGCGGCCAGGCAAGCCTCTTTCATGGCTTCGGCGTAGGTGGGGTGCGCGTGGCTCATGCGGGCCACATCCTCGGCGGAGGCGCGGAACTCCATCGCTGTTACCGCTTCGGCTATTAAGTCGGCAATGCGCGGGCCGATCATATGCACCCCAATGATCTCGTCCGTCTCTTTGTCTGCCAGTACCTTCACGAAACCGTCGGTGTCCATCGAGGCTTTGGCACGGCCGGAGGCTTTGAACGGGAACGAACCAACCTTATAGGCGCGGCCCTGCTCCTTCAGTTGCTCCTCGGTATAGCCTACGCCTGCCACTTCGGGCCAGGTATAGACCACCCCCGGAATCAGGTTGTAGTTGATGTGCGGCTTCTGCCCCACGATCTGCTCGGCCACCAGCACGCCCTCTTCCTCGGCTTTGTGCGCCAGCATGGCCCCGCGCACCACGTCGCCGATGGCATATATACCGGGCACGTTTGTTTCGAGGTGGTCATTTACGGCAATCATGCCGCGCTCGCCCATCTGCACCCCGGCGTTCTCCAGGCCAAGCCCCTCGGTATAGGGTTTGCGGCCAACAGATACCAGCACGTAGTCGCCCTCAAATGTCACTGTCTCGCCTTTCGGGTTCTCTGCGGTTACAGTCATCGTTTCGCCAGCATTGGTGGCGCCGGTCACTTTGTGGTTGAAGAAGAACTCAAAGCCCAGCGTCTTTTTCAAAATGCGCTGCAGCTCCTTGCCCAGTGCGCGGTCCATGGTCGGGATGATGGAATCGAGGTACTCCACCACCTGCACCTTGGCACCGAGGCGGGCATATACCGACCCCAATTCCAGGCCAATCACGCCGCCGCCGATGATGATCAGGTTCTTGGGCACCTCCGTCAGCGTCAGCGCCTCTGTAGATGTGATGATGCGCTTTTTGTCGATGGGCAGGAACGGCAGGGACGATGGCTTGGAGCCGGTCGCGATGATGGCCTTGTCTGTTTCGATTTGCTGTTCTTTTCCCTCGGCATCGGTAATTCTGATGGTGTTCCTGTTCACGAAAGAGCCAAGGCCGTAGTACGTGTCGATCTTGTTCTTCTTCATCAGGAAGGCAATGCCATCGTTGTTCGACTTCACCACCTCGCCTCTGCGCTTGATCATCTGCTGGAGGTTCACCTGCAGGTTGTCCAGCTCGATGCCATGCTCCTTGAACGTATGGGCCGCATTGTGGAAATGCTCCGAGGAGTCGAGCAGCGCTTTGGAAGGGATACAGCCCACGTTCAGGCAGGTGCCTCCCAGTACATTGTATTTCTCTATAATCGCGGTTTTCAAGCCCAGTTGGGCGCAGCGTATCGCCGCCACATAGCCCCCGGGACCCGAACCGATAACGGTTACGTCGTATTTCACTTCGTTCAAGTTAAGAGTTAAAAGTTATGAGTTAAGAGTTGTTCTTTTTTGAAATAAGAATGATGCTACTTAACATCTTTTGCAACTCAATACAGTCTTTGTGAATACTTTCAAAGGCTGCTGTTTCAATTAAATTAACTGCTTGTAGCAGTCTTAACCAATAGCTTGTTTCCCGTGCTTCTTTCAGAGCAATTTGTAGCTTATGAATGAAATCTGGTTTGGATTGCGCCGCTATAGCTTCTTCGGTATTAGCTCCCATAGATGTTCCGCTTCTTACCAGTTGCTTTGCAAGTATAAACTCCTGCCTTTGGTCTTTTAGGTATAAATAAAGCTTGGTAATCCGGATGGCGAACTGAAATGGTTTTTGAGCTACAATGCTATCAGCCATACCTTTATAGTTAAAAGATTAGAGTTAAGAGTTAAAAGTGAATTACGAAAATTTTATGTTTTTTCCGCACTCACTCTTAACTCATAACTTCTAACTCTTAACTGCGCTTATTGTGCAGGCGTTGTTAGACGCCAAGCAATAAGCGCATCGGGTCTTCCAGCAGCTCTTTTACGCGCACCAGAAAGCTCACCGACTCGCGGCCATCGATGATGCGGTGGTCGTAAGACAGGGCCAGGTACATCATAGGCCTGATTTCCACCTGACCGTCGATGGCCACTGGGCGCTGCACGATGTTGTGCATCCCCAGTATGGCCGACTGCGGCGCGTTGATGATCGGCGTCGACATCATAGAGCCGAACACACCGCCGTTGGTGATGGTGAAGGTACCGCCCGTCATCTCCTCTATTGACAGCTTGCCGTCGCGGGCTTTTTTGGCCAGCCGGACTACCTCTTTCTCGATACCGTCCAGCGTCAGGCTCTCTGCATTGCGGATAACCGGCACCACCAGGCCTTTTGGCGAAGAAACGGCAATCGACACATCGCAGAAGTCATTAAATATGATGTCGTTGCCATCGATCTGCGCGTTCACGGCCGGCCACTCCTGCAGCGCCACGGTGCAGGCCTTCGTGAAGAACGACATGAAACCCAGCCCCACTTCGTGCTTCTCCTTAAACTTCTCCTTGTACTTGGTACGGATGTCCATGATCGGCTTCATATCCACCTCGTTGAAGGTGGTGAGCATGGCCGTGTCGTTTTTCACCTGCACCAGGCGGCGGGCCACTGTTTTGCGCAGCGAGCTCATTTTCTCACGGCGCTGGTTGCGCTCTCCGGCGGCGGCAGGAGCCTCAGCAGCAGCATCCTTCTTTGGAGCAGGAGCTGTGGCTGGCCTGGCAGCGGTTTTTTGTGCGGCCACCGCATCTTCTTTGGTGATGCGGCCGTCGCGGCCCGTGCCCTGCACATCCGACGGGCTGATGCCTTTCTCAGAAAGAATCTTGCCAGCAGCCGGCGAAGGCGTGCCGGAGGCATAGGTCTGGTTGCCGTAGCCAGTGGCAGCAGCAGGCTGTGCCGCTGGTTGTTTGGAGGCCACTTGTTGCGTGGCGGCATCCTGCTTGGCGGCGGCCTGGGCATTTGCCTGCGTGGCACCGGCCCCGGCTATTATCTTGCAGATGGTGGCGCCTATCTCAATGGTGTCGCCCTGCTTGGCCACAATCTGCAACGTGCCGCTTGCCTCAGCCGGGAGTTCGAACGTGGCTTTGTCAGACTCCAGTTCCGCTATCACCTCGTCCATCTCCACGTGGTCACCATCGTTCTTCAGCCAGCTGGCGATGGTTACCTCCGTGATCGACTCCCCTACGGTGGGCACTACCATTTCCACGGTTTCGCCGCCGCCCTGGGCCGCGGCAGGCGCTGCCGCTTGCTGTGGGGCAGCTGGTGCCGCGGTGCCGGAAGCTGCTTCGGCAGATGGGGCGGCTGGCGCTGGTGCTCCTGCGCCGTCCTCTTCGATGCGGCAGATGATGGCCCCCACGTCAATGGTTTCGCCCTCCTGGGCTATAATGCGTAAAATGCCTGCACCCTCGGCTGGCAGTTCGAATGTGGCTTTGTCAGATTCCAGCTCCGCAATCACCTCATCCATCTCCACTCGGTCGCCGTCTTTCTTTAGCCACTGGGCTATGGTCACCTCGGTGATGGACTCACCTACGGCAGGCACTTTAACTTCTAAGCTCATATGTATGTCAATTACGAATTACAAATTATGGATTACGAATAATTGGGAAGGGTGTCTATATATAACCTGCATGGATTCCTTCTTCCATACCTATACCGAGAACGCGCGAGCAATGATTTCCTGCTGCTCTTTGGCGTGTACCTTGTTGTATCCTGTGGCAGGCGAGGCGCTTGCCTTGCGCGAGATAACGTCCTCTACCTGCCTGCGCATCAGGCGCAGAATAAAAGTCCACGCGCCCATGTTCTCCGGTTCTTCCTGTACCCAGTATATTTTCGCACCTGGATACTTCTCCAGTTCAGCAGCCAGCTGCACTTTCGGGAACGGCGCCAACTGCTCCAGGCGGATAAGGGCCACGTCCCGGCGGTTGTTCCTCTGCTGTTCCTCCAGCAGGTCGAAATAGACTTTGCCGGTGCAGAGCAATACTTTCTTCACGGAGGTAGTGTCTGCGTAACTATCCCCAATCACCTCCCGGAAGCTGCCTGACGTGAAATC
This window of the Pontibacter russatus genome carries:
- a CDS encoding RpiB/LacA/LacB family sugar-phosphate isomerase, coding for MKIGIAADHGGYDLKEVIRPFLTGVGYKLTDFGATRLDNADDYPDFVVPLARAVAAGHVERGIAICGSGVGAAIAANKVPGVRAALIHEHFSAHQGVEDDEMNLLCLGGRVTGVNAAQELIVAFLEAKFTGAERHLRRLQKVQQLENKELR
- the tkt gene encoding transketolase — its product is MGVENQSLEREAINTVRVLAADAVQKANSGHPGMPMGAAPMAHVLWTDAMHYNPANPDWANRDRFILSAGHGCLLQYCYLYLTGYNLSLDDLKNFRQLHSKTPGHPEYGLTEGIEITTGPLGQGFANGVGFAIAQRHLAARYNKPDFPLFDYKVYAICSDGDMMEGVTAEAASMAGHLQLGNLIYLYDDNHISIEGSTDLAFDEDVAKRFEAYKWHVQVVEDGNDLEALAQAIRTAREETQRPSLIKVRTHIGFGSPNKSDSAEAHGSPLGAEEVKLVKENLGFDPNKSFEVPDEVLRYYREKGAAGKAKEQKWNELYQAYKAKYPDMAAEYELLRSGKLPEGWKADLPVFRPEEGDIATRKASAKMLNAIAGKLPNLLGGSADLSPSTGTDLKGVDSFSAENPGGRNFHFGIREHAMGAVLNGMAVTKGLIPFGATFLIFSEYMRPPIRLAAIMKIKPIFIYTHDSIGLGEDGTTHQPVEQLISLRSIPNLIVLRPADANETVQAWRVALEHADGPVALVLTRQGLPVLDQEKYAKATELERGAYILSDAAEPQVLLIATGSEVTLVLQAQEKLRQEGIAARVISMPSWELFERQDAAYKEKIFPKGLRKRLAVEAGSVLGWHKYVTDEGRIIGMTTFGESAPAEDLFEEFGFTVENVVKQAKALLS
- a CDS encoding ROK family protein, which translates into the protein MKEITDELHILTIDIGGSSIKATVLNQAGELQTSYTKIETPSPSSPENVLKAIATLVREFPPYDRVSVGFPGYVKEGVVMTAPNLGTGEWRGTDLRQELTNLLQRPVRVVNDADLQGLGVVQGRGFEIVITLGTGFGTALLHNGFLLPHLELAHHPVTKHKDYDQYIGDAALEKVGVEKWNTRMQKVLQILITVFNYDYLYISGGNASKLSFPLNENVSIISNRDGIKGGAMLWQDEFVGTEK
- a CDS encoding glycoside hydrolase family 15 protein, whose protein sequence is MKEYQPIEDYGVIGDLNSVALVSIRGSIDFMCFPDFDSPSIFAALLDNEKGGYFNIHPLLEDINHKQLYLPETNVLLTRFLSEEGVAEITDFMPEEEQYGGKEIIRRVACIKGKMRFKMECCPRFNYARSPHTVTQISENELIFSGQGEAQLVIRLRSSVPLQHRQGDAYAEFTLETGGMADFLLEQVGDAAPAPEDLRGFVEQSLFDTIHFWKNWANKCNYRGRWMETVHRSALVLKLMTSYRYGSIVAAPTFGLPEDMGGMRNWDYRYTWIRDASFTVYAFINLGYRKEASAFMRWVEKQCDDIGEAGRLRLMYTVDGRKDLKEIELNHLEGYKGSRPVRIGNGAYDQIQLDIYGELLDSVYLYDKHVEPISYSFWLNLSRQVEWVCDNWHLEDEGIWEVRGGKRQFLYSRLMCWVAIDRGMRIAHNHSYPLPPHWREARDQIFHTIHNDFWDEELQAFVQYKGAKTVDAATLLMPIIRFISPTDPQWLSTLRRIEEELVSDSMVYRYRPNEEVEGLTGGEGTFSMCTFWYVECLARAGQLDKATLFFEKMLGFANHVGLYAEQLGVKGEHLGNFPQAFTHLGLISAALSLNKELNKWGDKDNIL
- the lpdA gene encoding dihydrolipoyl dehydrogenase, with product MKYDVTVIGSGPGGYVAAIRCAQLGLKTAIIEKYNVLGGTCLNVGCIPSKALLDSSEHFHNAAHTFKEHGIELDNLQVNLQQMIKRRGEVVKSNNDGIAFLMKKNKIDTYYGLGSFVNRNTIRITDAEGKEQQIETDKAIIATGSKPSSLPFLPIDKKRIITSTEALTLTEVPKNLIIIGGGVIGLELGSVYARLGAKVQVVEYLDSIIPTMDRALGKELQRILKKTLGFEFFFNHKVTGATNAGETMTVTAENPKGETVTFEGDYVLVSVGRKPYTEGLGLENAGVQMGERGMIAVNDHLETNVPGIYAIGDVVRGAMLAHKAEEEGVLVAEQIVGQKPHINYNLIPGVVYTWPEVAGVGYTEEQLKEQGRAYKVGSFPFKASGRAKASMDTDGFVKVLADKETDEIIGVHMIGPRIADLIAEAVTAMEFRASAEDVARMSHAHPTYAEAMKEACLAATENRAIHI
- a CDS encoding four helix bundle protein — translated: MADSIVAQKPFQFAIRITKLYLYLKDQRQEFILAKQLVRSGTSMGANTEEAIAAQSKPDFIHKLQIALKEARETSYWLRLLQAVNLIETAAFESIHKDCIELQKMLSSIILISKKNNS
- the odhB gene encoding 2-oxoglutarate dehydrogenase complex dihydrolipoyllysine-residue succinyltransferase translates to MSLEVKVPAVGESITEVTIAQWLKKDGDRVEMDEVIAELESDKATFELPAEGAGILRIIAQEGETIDVGAIICRIEEDGAGAPAPAAPSAEAASGTAAPAAPQQAAAPAAAQGGGETVEMVVPTVGESITEVTIASWLKNDGDHVEMDEVIAELESDKATFELPAEASGTLQIVAKQGDTIEIGATICKIIAGAGATQANAQAAAKQDAATQQVASKQPAAQPAAATGYGNQTYASGTPSPAAGKILSEKGISPSDVQGTGRDGRITKEDAVAAQKTAARPATAPAPKKDAAAEAPAAAGERNQRREKMSSLRKTVARRLVQVKNDTAMLTTFNEVDMKPIMDIRTKYKEKFKEKHEVGLGFMSFFTKACTVALQEWPAVNAQIDGNDIIFNDFCDVSIAVSSPKGLVVPVIRNAESLTLDGIEKEVVRLAKKARDGKLSIEEMTGGTFTITNGGVFGSMMSTPIINAPQSAILGMHNIVQRPVAIDGQVEIRPMMYLALSYDHRIIDGRESVSFLVRVKELLEDPMRLLLGV